One Pantoea trifolii DNA segment encodes these proteins:
- a CDS encoding YlaC family protein → MDAIKQILLDEIATLNREGQRDNLPRFSFSFLKTHPGLWAIMYLCYALCVALIFSTEMLGWPAFWFATVFVVVMSVLMLMDINPKYRFEDIDTLDLRVCYNGEWYYVQPVSQQALDKILDNPHTPDRVRSGIDRLMKQKGEVDFYDVYYLTWGHQQAAHV, encoded by the coding sequence ATGGACGCGATCAAACAAATCCTGCTCGACGAAATCGCCACGCTGAACCGTGAAGGACAGCGTGATAATTTGCCGCGCTTTAGCTTTTCCTTCCTTAAAACCCATCCGGGACTCTGGGCCATCATGTACTTATGCTACGCGCTGTGTGTGGCGTTGATCTTCTCAACCGAGATGCTCGGCTGGCCCGCGTTCTGGTTTGCCACGGTGTTTGTGGTGGTGATGAGCGTGCTGATGCTGATGGATATCAACCCGAAATACCGCTTCGAAGATATCGATACGCTGGATCTGCGCGTGTGCTACAACGGCGAGTGGTATTACGTGCAGCCGGTTTCGCAGCAGGCGCTGGACAAAATTCTTGATAATCCGCATACGCCGGATCGCGTGCGCAGCGGCATTGATCGTCTGATGAAGCAGAAAGGGGAAGTGGATTTCTACGACGTCTACTATCTCACCTGGGGCCACCAGCAGGCAGCCCACGTTTAA
- a CDS encoding aminotransferase-like domain-containing protein, with translation MAKYQQLVDRLRTQMEARIWPPGEKLPSLRQQAEQSGLSLMTVMHAYEVLESQGWIVSKPQSGYYVAPRAAESRPRLPTQEIAKTDQADTNSFVFDVLQATRNPAIMPFGSAFPDPELFPQRQLMRSLVKVSHNLKPTDALNNLPPGNEALRKILAQRYAQQGITLSPDDIVITNGAMEALNLSLQAVTEPGDWVILENPSFYGALQAIERLKLNAIAIASDVEHGMDLDELEQALQRWPVKACWLMTNRQNPLGFTLSAERKQQLVALLARYNVAMIEDDVYGDLYEGHDKPLPAKAFDRDGNVLHCGSFSKNLVAGFRVGWVAAGRHAQRVQRIQLMSTLSTSAPMQLALADFLSTRSYDTHLKKLRQTLAKRKQLAQQALRRLLPADASISDTPGGYFLWITLPAQINTTELYHLALQQGISIAPGQLFSSSEGFSHCFRFNTAWPWDARAEAAVEMLGKLIAGLNH, from the coding sequence GTGGCGAAATATCAGCAGTTGGTAGACAGGCTGCGCACGCAAATGGAAGCGCGCATCTGGCCGCCGGGTGAGAAATTGCCTTCTCTGCGGCAGCAGGCGGAACAGAGCGGATTAAGCCTGATGACGGTGATGCACGCCTATGAAGTGCTGGAGAGCCAGGGCTGGATTGTCTCAAAGCCGCAATCGGGCTATTACGTCGCGCCGCGCGCCGCCGAAAGTCGTCCGCGCTTGCCCACCCAGGAGATCGCCAAAACCGACCAGGCCGATACCAACAGCTTCGTGTTTGATGTGCTGCAAGCCACGCGCAATCCCGCCATCATGCCGTTTGGTTCGGCGTTTCCCGATCCCGAACTCTTCCCGCAGCGCCAGCTAATGCGCTCGCTGGTGAAAGTCTCACACAACCTGAAACCCACCGATGCGCTCAACAACCTGCCGCCAGGCAATGAAGCGCTGCGTAAAATTCTCGCCCAGCGCTATGCGCAACAGGGCATCACGCTGTCGCCGGATGACATCGTCATCACTAACGGCGCGATGGAAGCGCTCAATCTCAGCCTGCAAGCCGTTACCGAACCCGGCGATTGGGTGATCCTTGAAAATCCGTCGTTTTATGGCGCATTGCAGGCTATCGAACGCCTTAAGCTGAACGCGATTGCCATCGCCAGCGATGTGGAACACGGCATGGATTTGGATGAGCTGGAGCAGGCGCTGCAGCGTTGGCCGGTGAAAGCCTGCTGGCTAATGACCAACCGACAAAATCCGCTCGGCTTTACCCTGAGCGCCGAGCGTAAGCAGCAGCTGGTGGCACTGCTGGCGCGCTACAATGTGGCGATGATTGAAGACGACGTGTACGGCGATCTGTATGAAGGCCATGACAAACCGCTGCCGGCCAAAGCCTTTGATCGTGACGGCAACGTGCTGCACTGCGGCAGTTTTTCGAAGAATCTGGTGGCGGGATTTCGCGTCGGTTGGGTGGCGGCGGGACGTCACGCGCAGCGCGTGCAGCGCATTCAGCTGATGAGCACGCTGTCGACCAGCGCGCCGATGCAGCTGGCGCTCGCCGATTTCCTCAGCACGCGCAGCTACGATACGCATCTGAAGAAGCTGCGTCAGACGCTGGCAAAACGTAAACAGCTGGCGCAACAGGCGCTGCGCCGCCTATTGCCCGCGGATGCCAGCATCAGCGATACGCCGGGCGGCTATTTTTTGTGGATCACGCTGCCAGCGCAGATCAACACCACTGAGCTCTACCACCTGGCCTTGCAGCAGGGGATCAGCATCGCGCCCGGCCAGCTGTTTTCCAGTAGCGAAGGTTTCAGCCACTGCTTCCGCTTTAACACCGCCTGGCCGTGGGATGCACGCGCTGAAGCGGCGGTGGAGATGTTGGGAAAACTGATTGCCGGATTAAACCATTAA
- a CDS encoding Ig-like domain-containing protein → MQETVQKWTTNPKPSLSTTIPEEKGGIMEIVLNGTIYKADIDKVTGTWSWTPDAALADGPYNITFRVIDDAGNYGDPTQLILHVDTTAPSKPEILRVLDDEGSEQSWLMPGAKTDDKTPVLSGYAEPGSIVRLYDGSNEIGSAKAAQNGRWEITPATELSEGTHSFTVTSTDRTGHTSKASDAFSLIIESPPVVGDATITYATDDVGTVTGMLGDGAITDDTTPTLNGTANAGSDVRIQYRAQNGSWTEGGLATLNGTDWTWTPNPALTEGKYEFRVNDGSGWSDEFKLEIDLTPEDRYEITHAYDDFGSYTGELGNGAITDDRTPTLHGRGEANSVVYIHCLNLQGAWVLLESVTVGADGQWRYDPDLLDVGNYQFSAESSAVHDANAKSFGLKIVPEGSFAPTIDGAIDNAGPIAGFIKNNALTDDTTPTLTGTAEANSLVVISYKSDTSSDDLVFSVVADFRGKWTFTPDELTQGLWEFNVKRPEGDFLSNAFNLSIVQDDSEAYSYGFDDKTKREDLITGKLYSLTQDVSLKINSGDGTFMGGGAGDHYNVGEGTLHVGKNSLIEFQLSNIREFSFSIAGAHGGTATVIAYDTSNKILSRTTYVLKDNAVMGPEKHDQFTFNFNNQLLGKIEITHTDPGFFIDHLKWYPALNPNQILDVNNNDHSLFIIDDANPLSLNISDVLTSGQKDLYIDDGKTQLMVNGKADDILQLDDILPAGNETSGWTALAGTVTIAGCEYQVYSNGDAELLVQEGVKTELV, encoded by the coding sequence ATGCAAGAAACAGTGCAAAAATGGACCACGAATCCTAAACCCTCTCTCAGCACAACCATTCCTGAGGAGAAAGGCGGGATTATGGAAATCGTGCTGAATGGCACCATTTACAAGGCGGATATTGACAAGGTGACGGGCACATGGAGCTGGACACCGGATGCCGCACTCGCCGATGGGCCCTATAACATCACCTTCCGGGTGATTGACGACGCGGGCAATTATGGTGATCCCACGCAGTTAATTCTTCACGTTGATACCACGGCGCCTTCTAAACCTGAAATTCTGCGCGTATTGGATGATGAAGGTTCAGAGCAAAGCTGGCTGATGCCGGGTGCCAAAACCGATGATAAAACGCCGGTCCTGAGCGGCTACGCTGAACCCGGTTCGATTGTGCGCCTGTACGACGGCAGCAATGAAATTGGCAGCGCTAAGGCTGCTCAAAACGGCCGCTGGGAAATTACTCCAGCGACCGAACTGTCCGAGGGTACGCACAGTTTCACGGTAACCAGCACCGATCGTACGGGCCACACCAGCAAGGCGTCTGATGCCTTTAGCCTAATAATTGAGTCTCCGCCCGTTGTGGGCGACGCAACTATTACCTATGCCACTGATGATGTGGGTACCGTTACGGGCATGCTGGGTGATGGTGCCATCACGGATGACACCACCCCGACACTGAACGGCACGGCCAACGCAGGCAGCGATGTGCGCATACAATATCGCGCACAAAACGGCAGCTGGACTGAGGGCGGCCTGGCAACACTGAACGGCACTGACTGGACGTGGACACCCAACCCGGCGCTGACCGAAGGTAAATACGAATTCCGTGTCAATGACGGCAGCGGTTGGAGCGATGAGTTCAAACTGGAGATTGATCTGACGCCCGAAGATCGCTACGAGATTACGCACGCTTACGATGATTTCGGTTCTTATACCGGTGAACTCGGCAACGGCGCGATCACCGACGACCGCACACCAACGCTGCACGGTCGCGGCGAAGCGAACAGCGTGGTCTATATTCACTGTCTCAATCTGCAAGGCGCGTGGGTATTGCTGGAAAGCGTCACCGTCGGCGCGGATGGTCAGTGGCGCTATGATCCCGATTTGCTGGATGTGGGCAATTATCAATTCAGCGCAGAGAGCAGTGCCGTTCATGATGCTAACGCGAAAAGCTTTGGTCTGAAAATTGTGCCTGAAGGCAGCTTTGCCCCCACCATTGACGGCGCCATTGATAATGCAGGACCGATAGCGGGATTTATTAAAAATAATGCTTTAACAGATGATACCACCCCCACCTTGACAGGCACGGCTGAAGCGAACAGCCTGGTGGTGATTTCATACAAATCTGACACAAGTAGTGACGACCTTGTTTTCTCCGTTGTGGCTGACTTCCGTGGCAAGTGGACCTTTACACCCGACGAATTAACGCAGGGCTTATGGGAATTCAACGTTAAACGCCCGGAAGGTGACTTTTTATCAAATGCATTCAATTTATCTATTGTGCAGGATGACAGCGAGGCTTACTCATACGGTTTTGATGATAAAACAAAACGTGAAGATTTGATTACAGGCAAACTCTACTCCCTGACTCAGGACGTCTCTTTAAAAATAAATAGTGGAGATGGAACATTCATGGGAGGAGGTGCAGGTGATCACTATAATGTTGGTGAAGGGACATTACACGTAGGCAAAAATAGTTTGATTGAATTTCAATTATCTAATATTAGAGAGTTTTCTTTTTCTATCGCTGGTGCGCACGGCGGCACTGCTACTGTAATAGCGTACGATACATCTAACAAAATTCTATCAAGAACAACATACGTATTAAAAGACAACGCAGTAATGGGCCCTGAAAAACATGACCAATTCACATTTAATTTCAACAACCAATTACTTGGAAAAATAGAAATAACTCACACTGACCCTGGTTTTTTCATTGATCATTTGAAATGGTATCCCGCATTAAATCCTAATCAGATTTTAGATGTAAATAATAACGACCATTCTCTATTCATTATTGACGATGCTAACCCGTTATCACTGAACATTTCCGACGTTCTGACATCCGGCCAAAAAGATCTTTATATTGATGACGGTAAAACCCAGTTAATGGTCAACGGTAAAGCGGATGACATCCTGCAGCTGGACGATATTCTGCCAGCAGGCAATGAAACCAGCGGCTGGACGGCGCTGGCGGGCACCGTCACCATTGCGGGCTGCGAATATCAGGTTTACAGCAATGGCGATGCCGAATTACTGGTGCAGGAGGGTGTGAAAACCGAACTGGTGTAA
- a CDS encoding Ig-like domain-containing protein has translation MQETVQKWTTNPKPSLSTTIPEEKGGIMEIVLNGTIYKADIDKVTGTWSWTPDAALADGPYNITFRVIDDAGNYGDPTQLILHVDTTAPSKPEILRVVDDEGLHQSWLMPGAKTDDKTPVLSGSAEAGSIVRLYDGSVEIGSAKADQNGRWEITPATELPEGTHSFTVTSTDRTGHTSKASDAFSLMIYPDSPPPIAGEATFTYAMDNAGSITGMLLDGAITDDTTPTLHGTALAGSAVRIQYRAEDGNWIDGGLATLNCTEWTWTPSPALPEGKYIFRANSGKGWSWEFRLDIDLTPGDRYEITHAYDNSYRYLGELGDGAITDDPTPTLHGRGEANTIVYIHWLNLQGAWVLLESVTVGADGKWHYEPEMLEMGNYEFSAEGSAIHDANAKSFGLKIVPYTSFNPTIEGFIDDAGQIQGFIKKDGAITDDTTPTLTGIAEANSEVIIRYKSGTSNFEQYVVADSSGRWTFTPEDLTLGMWEFKVKRVYGHSEEIINLSVVQDDSEAYYYGFNGKIAGEKLVTDTPCHLTGDISLTLLEGNAEFHFPVLTPIPDKSMLLWAQNNSQLEFNLTDTRTFSFDVGLGNGGNLNISVFDTSNNLISSVSHQLTDNYATGYLLENISLNVDNQPIGKVVIDVDDLGGVFIDNLTWLPLINPNQILKDNTSDSALFIIDDANPLSLNISDVLASGQKDLYIDDGKTQLMVNGKADDILQLDDILPAGNETSGWTALAGTVTIAGCEYQVYSNGEAELLVQEGVKTELV, from the coding sequence ATGCAAGAAACAGTGCAAAAATGGACCACGAATCCTAAACCCTCTCTCAGCACGACCATTCCTGAGGAGAAAGGCGGGATTATGGAAATCGTGCTGAATGGCACCATTTACAAGGCGGATATTGACAAGGTGACGGGCACATGGAGCTGGACACCGGATGCCGCACTCGCCGATGGGCCCTATAACATCACCTTCCGGGTGATTGACGACGCGGGCAATTATGGTGATCCCACGCAGTTAATTCTTCACGTTGATACCACGGCGCCTTCCAAACCTGAAATTCTGCGCGTTGTGGATGATGAAGGTTTACATCAAAGCTGGCTGATGCCGGGTGCCAAAACCGATGATAAAACACCGGTCCTGAGTGGCAGCGCTGAAGCCGGTTCGATTGTGCGCCTGTACGACGGCAGCGTTGAAATTGGCAGCGCCAAGGCCGATCAAAACGGCCGCTGGGAAATTACTCCAGCAACCGAACTGCCAGAGGGGACGCACAGTTTCACGGTAACCAGCACCGATCGTACGGGCCACACCAGCAAGGCGTCTGATGCATTTAGCCTAATGATTTATCCTGACAGCCCGCCACCGATTGCTGGCGAGGCAACCTTCACCTACGCCATGGATAATGCGGGTAGCATAACGGGCATGCTGCTTGATGGTGCCATCACCGATGACACCACTCCTACCCTGCACGGCACTGCCTTAGCTGGTAGCGCTGTACGCATACAATATCGTGCAGAAGACGGCAACTGGATTGATGGCGGCCTGGCAACATTAAACTGTACGGAGTGGACCTGGACACCAAGCCCAGCGCTGCCTGAAGGAAAATACATATTTCGCGCCAATAGCGGAAAAGGATGGAGTTGGGAGTTCAGACTGGACATTGATCTGACACCTGGCGATCGTTACGAGATTACGCACGCTTACGACAATTCCTACAGGTATCTTGGAGAACTCGGTGACGGCGCGATCACCGATGACCCCACGCCAACGTTGCACGGTCGTGGCGAAGCGAACACCATAGTTTATATTCACTGGCTTAATCTGCAGGGCGCATGGGTATTGCTGGAGAGCGTCACGGTTGGGGCGGATGGTAAGTGGCACTATGAACCTGAAATGCTGGAGATGGGAAATTATGAATTTAGCGCGGAGGGAAGTGCTATTCATGATGCCAATGCGAAAAGCTTTGGCTTGAAAATTGTGCCTTATACCAGCTTTAACCCAACCATTGAAGGATTCATTGATGATGCAGGGCAGATACAAGGATTTATAAAAAAGGATGGTGCAATAACGGATGATACGACACCCACGTTGACAGGCATAGCTGAAGCCAACAGCGAGGTCATTATCAGATACAAATCGGGCACTAGTAATTTTGAACAATACGTTGTTGCTGATTCCAGTGGTAGGTGGACCTTCACACCCGAAGATTTAACGCTTGGCATGTGGGAATTCAAAGTCAAACGCGTGTATGGTCACTCAGAAGAAATAATAAATTTATCTGTCGTGCAGGATGACAGTGAAGCTTACTATTATGGTTTTAATGGGAAAATAGCTGGTGAAAAATTAGTTACAGATACACCCTGTCATCTTACCGGGGACATTTCATTAACATTATTAGAGGGAAACGCAGAGTTTCATTTCCCCGTTCTTACTCCGATCCCTGATAAATCCATGCTATTATGGGCACAAAATAATAGTCAACTTGAGTTTAATTTAACCGATACCAGAACATTTTCCTTTGACGTCGGCCTTGGTAATGGTGGCAACCTTAATATATCGGTATTCGACACATCCAATAACCTTATATCAAGCGTAAGTCACCAATTAACTGATAACTATGCAACTGGATACCTTTTAGAAAATATTTCGCTTAATGTCGATAACCAACCAATTGGCAAGGTAGTTATAGATGTTGATGACCTGGGTGGAGTTTTCATCGATAACCTGACATGGTTACCGTTAATAAACCCCAATCAAATTTTAAAAGATAATACCAGTGACAGTGCATTATTCATTATTGACGACGCTAACCCGTTATCACTGAACATTTCCGACGTGCTGGCATCCGGCCAAAAAGATCTTTATATCGATGACGGTAAAACCCAGCTAATGGTCAACGGTAAAGCGGATGACATCCTGCAACTGGACGATATTCTGCCAGCAGGCAATGAAACCAGCGGCTGGACGGCGCTGGCGGGCACCGTCACCATCGCCGGCTGCGAATATCAGGTTTACAGCAATGGCGAAGCCGAATTGCTGGTACAGGAAGGTGTGAAAACCGAACTGGTGTAA